The Lactuca sativa cultivar Salinas chromosome 2, Lsat_Salinas_v11, whole genome shotgun sequence genome includes a window with the following:
- the LOC111917525 gene encoding F-box/kelch-repeat protein At1g15670 — MEDYTELIPGLPEEIALQCLTRMHYIVHEVASHVCQRWRLLLRCRDFYYHRKQSGYTHKTACLVQSLHIPADSSGGNSKPENQPKYGLSVFEPDSDIWSQVDPVPKYPDGLPLFCQVASSEGKLVMMGGWNPGSWEPLRDVFVYDFTTRRWTQRVDMPSNRSFFAVGAFDGKIYVAGGHDESKNALKSAWVYDITADEWTELAPMSEERDECEGVFVGSEFWVISGYDTESQGLFKNTAEVLDITTGTWRRVEEAWGVNRCPRACVTVGQNGNFACLADTDPTIQVGACGVDLGDRTLVTGSAYQGAPQTFFLAEKKNNQGHNSKLVKLDAPDEFSGFVQSGCFVEI; from the coding sequence ATGGAAGATTACACTGAGCTAATTCCGGGTTTACCGGAAGAAATCGCACTCCAGTGCTTGACTCGGATGCATTACATCGTCCATGAGGTCGCCTCCCATGTCTGTCAACGGTGGCGACTCCTCCTCCGGTGCAGAGACTTTTATTACCACCGGAAACAATCTGGGTACACTCATAAAACGGCTTGTTTGGTTCAATCGCTTCACATTCCGGCCGATTCCAGTGGTGGTAACTCTAAGCCGGAGAATCAACCGAAATACGGGCTATCCGTTTTCGAACCGGATTCTGATATTTGGAGCCAGGTGGACCCGGTTCCGAAGTACCCTGACGGGTTGCCGTTGTTTTGTCAGGTGGCGAGTTCGGAGGGGAAGCTGGTGATGATGGGTGGGTGGAATCCGGGGAGTTGGGAGCCTCTACGTGATGTTTTCGTTTACGATTTCACAACTCGgaggtggactcagcgagtcgatatGCCGTCGAATCGTTCGTTCTTCGCTGTCGGCGCCTTCGACGGGAAAATCTACGTCGCCGGTGGACACGACGAGAGCAAAAACGCGCTGAAAAGCGCGTGGGTGTACGATATCACCGCCGACGAGTGGACTGAGTTGGCCCCGATGAGTGAGGAGCGTGACGAGTGCGAAGGAGTGTTTGTCGGTTCGGAGTTTTGGGTCATTAGCGGGTACGACACCGAGAGCCAGGGTCTGTTCAAAAACACGGCGGAGGTTCTCGATATCACAACCGGAACATGGCGGCGCGTGGAGGAGGCTTGGGGAGTTAACAGGTGTCCGAGAGCTTGCGTGACTGTGGGGCAAAATGGGAATTTTGCTTGCTTGGCGGATACTGATCCCACTATTCAAGTCGGAGCATGTGGTGTTGACCTCGGTGATCGGACTTTGGTCACCGGATCGGCTTACCAGGGTGCACCGCAGACCTTTTTCCTAGCGGAGAAGAAGAACAACCAAGGGCATAATAGTAAATTGGTTAAATTGGATGCTCCGGATGAGTTTTCCGGGTTTGTGCAATCGGGATGCTTTGTCGAGATATAA